The nucleotide window CCTACCAATGCTGAGGTAATGAAGTAGTTACaagctttgaagctttttgtAGAGACCAAGTTTGAGGAGGTGCTTGCAGTTATTGGTAGGCAGTCAATGAAACCAGAGGGAAATTCAGCGGTATTGATCttttatataatataatactATAGTATATTGTTCAAAGATGTAATATATGCTTATAGGATACTATTCCATTCTTTACTTTTAGTGCACATAGTATTCTTGTAATATACATAATACTAAAATTGTTAGTTTCTCATTTTCAGCATAAGCAACAGGATAATGATCCTGACTTTCGTGAGATGCATAATGATTATGACCAGTTTGAAAGTGGCCACATTGGGAATGATCCTATAGTTCTTGGAGATAGCACGCCCAAAGCGCCTTCTAGTATGTAAATCACatatttgattgatttttttttactgttattttttgaaaatagtacTCTTGCTTATACTTTTATATGTTTAGTATCTGATTTTGGTGGGGTTGGTCAAGATGGAGGTGCCACTGGTGTCAATGTGAAGAACGTCACAGCAAGTGATGGTGTAGTTAATGATGATTTTGGCTTAGATTCTAACTTTAAACTGTCTGCATCTGCAATTGATCAAATCATCGCCATTACACAACAAGCAACATATAAGCAGTCATCTCATGATGTTAAAAAGTCGGGTCCTGCTCCACTGCTATCAGGAATCCCTGTACAGACACTAGCAGATATTGTTATTGAGTCTAATACTGCTCCACAGGGTACGATGTTGATGTTACTAATTCTGTAGTTAGTATGTAAATGATAGGTTCTTGATagtttataaatttttatttaagtAGTGATGTTGATAATGCTTTTATGTGTTCAGCATGTCGGGTTGATGGTGTTGGTCAAGTGGATGTTGGTGGCAGTAATGTGAATTTGCCTTCTGGTAATATCTTCTATATataacttttcattcttttttttctaaatttcttaactttgtatatttatttattcactagcattttctaatttaaactcCATGTCGACACGGGGGTGATTTTCACttggattctgattttgaatataCTGATTCTCAACTTGATCTAATTGCTGCCATTACACAAGGAGGGAGACGTAATGTAAATCAATCTGGAAATGAACTGACAACTCGTGTTGTAAATAAGTCTAAACCTGATCAGTCGGTATCAAGAAGTATTGTCCAGATACAAACAAACGTTGAAACTACTCATGCAGTTTTCGCACGGAGAAGGCGCCCCGCAGCTGTAAAACAGTCGTCGTATAGGAATGACTGACAATCTGGTGTTAGTGCAGTTGGGGGATCCTCGAAGGTTATCAAAGGAAGATTTCCATTTGTAAATGACATTTCAGAGACTATTGATTTTAAGCTTACGACTGCATTCTCAAACTTTGTTGAAGCAAACATGCAATTGGGAGAGTGCGTATTCGTTTCCATGtacttttgttttcattttttcttaatgtTTGTTGTTATATTTCTTATCCATATCTTCTTTTATACGAAATAGGGAAGTCTATTTACCTGGTGATCAAAAGCTAGAGCCTTGTTTTGACTTTGAAGTTAAATAGATTGATGATAAGACGTTTTTCCATACCTTAAACTATTCTGGCAGGTCGCTCTCTAGTTCGGTATGTGTActgctttttatttttgttgttgtagtaGTTCATTCATATTGTTAGTGGTAGTcatgttttcttcctctcttttttgcAGCACTTGAATATTATATTCTACTATCTTAGGAAGAAGGCGAAATATGGAATTAATATGCCAATAAAAGTCACAACTACAGATACTCTTTTTAATAATATCATTCAAAGGGTTTTCACAGAATTTGTAAAAGGTGGGAAACAAGATCATTTGATTGATAGATCAGACGATATCATGGAGTACATAAAAGGATTTATGATGCATTGCAACACTTCATGGCACCAGGTTGATCATGTCATTTTTCCAATTAATTTGGCAGAAATTTGGCATTGGATATTGGGGTGTGTGTCATTCCACAAGAGATGTTTTTACGTATATGACTCGCTACGTAGTCGAAAGCACAAAAAAGCTATTCAAAAAGTGGCAGAGGCTTATGCTGTGTTGATCCCCCTATTTCTAGTTAGTATTGAATTTTATAACCAAAGAAGTGACATTATAGTAGAAAATGGTCTGCACATGGGAAAGAAGTTGACTGATCCTTTTGAGATTGAACTGATTACAAATTTGCCAACGCAGCAAAATTCGTAAGAATAgttactttttttttactttgttttccTCATTCATATTAACATTTTCACTTCTAATTGATTTTTATAGTttattcatttgttttatttCAGAGATTGTGGAGTATATGTTGCTTGCTTTGCTGAGTATATTATTGAAGATCTTCCAATCCCTGTTGCCAATTTTGATGTGGATGGTCTTCGAGCTAGGTTTGGTATACTGTTGTGGTACTATGGGAGGAACAAGCAGTTGCATGGCAAATCAAGTGAATCTGAGGCTCCAGTAGCACCTAAAAAGACTCGTGGAAAGAAACGCAAGAAGTAGTATAGGTCTCTTTTTGGTTTTAGTTAATCGTATCATGAAAACTTTGCAGGATTTTAATAGTTTTTGGTGAAGTATGGTATTATTAGTAGTAAATGACCTTCTGCTGATTCAAGACTGTAGGAAACTTGTGCCTTTATAAAATATTTCCAGCTGCTAATGTTTCTTTTGTCATATTTAATTATTCTGGTTCAGAATATGTGGTATAGATTTCTTCAAGTACATGGGGGTTATTAGTTTAGTTATGTCTCTTGATGCTGAaaatttgttgattttgtttCTGATTTCAGCTTGTTTTCTTAGGCTTCTTCCATAAAGTTGTTGGTTTATTAGGATGCCGAGGTCCATTCCTTTGCTAGAGGGTAAGGTTTAATGGATTCTGCAAGTGAAAATTAGGGGCAGATGAAGCGAACACTTCCAACAACATACAAAGTAGTTGTGACAGAAGTTAAATGATCTGCTTTCGAATGTGATGATGGTCTAAGCTTTAATGTTCATCTGTAGTTTTAGCATAGATGGTGTATTAGTGTAGTAGAACTATATACCAATCAGGTATACTGA belongs to Nicotiana tabacum cultivar K326 chromosome 6, ASM71507v2, whole genome shotgun sequence and includes:
- the LOC142181917 gene encoding uncharacterized protein LOC142181917 → MALLIREVHHEVKNEIRFVVNDSRLRFGLGEFALVTGLKCKGDTSIESIAENRLISKYFGTASVTFAQLADCFKKKKWETDDDALKIAVLYFVNSFLLSQLKTKVISRSYIDLIECGDFNNYPWGIDVYKATIDSCSNKFQDKPSFYRLDGFPLALQTWLYECFPSLDGHFVDHLGNKLPRILNWVVMGQIPNERVALQMCSLQREQLKNITPTDDEKKQFDVRGLSFEIEVECTDSQPDNFQVFGTQLPKTQSMHESTGGDSQPTNAEHKQQDNDPDFREMHNDYDQFESGHIGNDPIVLGDSTPKAPSISDFGGVGQDGGATGVNVKNVTASDGVVNDDFGLDSNFKLSASAIDQIIAITQQATYKQSSHDVKKSGPAPLLSGIPVQTLADIVIESNTAPQACRVDGVGQVDVGGSNVNLPSGGRRNVNQSGNELTTRVVNKSKPDQSVSRIGGSSKVIKGRFPFVNDISETIDFKLTTAFSNFVEANMQLGESLSSSHLNIIFYYLRKKAKYGINMPIKVTTTDTLFNNIIQRVFTEFVKGGKQDHLIDRSDDIMEYIKGFMMHCNTSWHQVDHVIFPINLAEIWHWILGCVSFHKRCFYVYDSLRSRKHKKAIQKVAEAYAVLIPLFLVSIEFYNQRSDIIVENGLHMGKKLTDPFEIELITNLPTQQNSDCGVYVACFAEYIIEDLPIPVANFDVDGLRARFGILLWYYGRNKQLHGKSSESEAPVAPKKTRGKKRKK